The Vreelandella piezotolerans genomic interval CGCGCCAGTTCCGACGCAATCAGTCCTGCCGTACAGGATTCGGCAGTAGCGAGCTTAAGTGAGTAGTCTTGTAAATAATCGCGAACTTGTCTCAGCAGTTCCATTGCGGGTCTCCTTGAAGGATGCATCCGTGCAGGTGGGGTTACTAAAGCCACTATAGATAATCACTCTGGTTTGTCGAAAACCCTCCTCGTCGTCTTAAGGTCATCTTTCGCGCCGTAACCCGCATACACAAAGCCCCCATCGCAAGGATGAGGGCTTTGTGTTAGTGACATAAAATTAACCTAGATTAATCTCTAAACGCATCCGGGTAGGTGGTGAGATCCACGCCCCACAGCATCGGCAGCAGGAAGTAGACCGCGGCCACGATCAACAGCATCGCAATGATGTTGAGCCAGAAACCGTTGCGCACCATCTCGATGATTTTGATTTTACCCGTGGCGAAGATGATCGCATTGGGCGGGGTGCCTACCGGTAGCATGAAGGCGCAGTTGGCCGCCATGGCCGCTGGCACCATCAGCACGAACGGATGAATATCGAGCGCCAGCGCCAATGAGGCTAGCACCGGCAAAATCATCGTCGCTGTGGCCGTGTTGGAGGTGATCTCGGTCAAAAATAGCACCATGCCTGTCGCCAGCAAAATGACCAGCAGGAAGTTGACGCCTTCTAGCACGCTCATTTGGCCGCCAATCCATGAAGCCAGACCCGATGAGCCAAAACCTGCGGCAATCGCCAAGCCGCCGCCGAACAGCAGCAAAATGCCCCACGGCACGTCTTTGGCTACGTCCCACCCCAACAGGCAGCCACCTTTATTGGGCGAAGGAATCAGAAACAGCGCCACGGCAGCAGTGATCGCAATCATGGTGTCGTTAATGCCTGGAATATTGAGGATCTGTCCCTGCCAAAGAAACGAGCGGGTAATCCAGAAGAACGCGGCAAACAGGAACACACCGAGCACCGCCTTCTCTTCGAAGGTGATCCTACCCAGCGCTTCTTTCTCTTTTCGAATCAGCGCCCGGCCGCCCGGCAATTTGGCGAGCTTGATCGGATAAATGAAGCGCGTCAGCATCACCCAGCCAATCACCAGCAGCGTCACTACCACCGGGAAGGCAAACATCAGCCAGCCCGCGAACGAAATCTCGACACCGAACAGCTCGTTCACGATCGCCGCCAGGATAATGTTCGGCGGCGTGCCGATCAGCGTGCCTAAACCACCAATGGTGCCACCATAGCCCACGCCGAAAATGAGCGCCTTGCTGAATTTATCGATTTCGTCGCTGTGGTCACCTTCGGTTTTATTCAGTTCCTGGGTGACTTGATAGACAATCGCAGTGCCAATAGGCAGCATCATCATCACAGCGGCGGTATTGGACACCCACATGGACAAGAAGCCCGTCGCCGCCATGAAACCAAACACGATGCTGTTGATGCTAGTACCGAGCACGGAGATGATCGACAGCGCAATGCGTTTATGTAGA includes:
- a CDS encoding SLC13 family permease, which gives rise to MTLWDQLWHSHDQVKNLLMCALPTSSTGGSSSRSEANGTQGSSGHSPRPPAYNRAQKIGLVLGPLLFAMVVMFFHPADLSFEGRMVLATTLWVAVWWITEAIPIPVTSLLPIILLPITGALESNAVTAAYGNPIIFLFLGGFMIALAMEKWDLHKRIALSIISVLGTSINSIVFGFMAATGFLSMWVSNTAAVMMMLPIGTAIVYQVTQELNKTEGDHSDEIDKFSKALIFGVGYGGTIGGLGTLIGTPPNIILAAIVNELFGVEISFAGWLMFAFPVVVTLLVIGWVMLTRFIYPIKLAKLPGGRALIRKEKEALGRITFEEKAVLGVFLFAAFFWITRSFLWQGQILNIPGINDTMIAITAAVALFLIPSPNKGGCLLGWDVAKDVPWGILLLFGGGLAIAAGFGSSGLASWIGGQMSVLEGVNFLLVILLATGMVLFLTEITSNTATATMILPVLASLALALDIHPFVLMVPAAMAANCAFMLPVGTPPNAIIFATGKIKIIEMVRNGFWLNIIAMLLIVAAVYFLLPMLWGVDLTTYPDAFRD